The Mesorhizobium opportunistum WSM2075 DNA window GGCTTTGCCACGACAGCAATCCGGGAGGTTGACGGCCGCCTGCTCGTGGAAGGGCAAACAAAAGACGGTATTCAAACCATCGGTCCCGTCGACAGGATTATCGCGGCCACCGGCCAGCGCCCGGACATTGCCTTGACCCGCGAGCTGCGGCTCGACCTCGATCCATGGCTTGAAAGCGTGAAGGCCCTCGGTCCTCTCATCTATCCCAATGAGCACTCTTGTGGGGACGTCCCGCCGCATGGCCACCGCGAGCTCAGCCACCCCGAACCGGGGTTCTATACCGTCGGCATAAAGAGCTACGGTCGCGCTCCGACATTCCTGCTGTTGACGGGCTACGAGCAGGCCCGCTCCGTCGCGGCGGCGATCGCCGGTGACATGGCGGCCGCCGATGCCGTTCAACTGGTTCTGCCGGAGACGGGAGTTTGCACGGTGCCGGCATCCTTTTTCGGCTCGTCAGCCGAAGGCTGTTGCGGTGGCCCGGCGCCAGCGGCGGTTGATGCCTGCTGTGTTGCGGATGTCCAGGCCAAGGAGAGTGGCAAGTCTGGCTGCGGCTGCAGCGCCGCGGCATGACCTCTTCGCCTCAGCCGACCACCCCCGTGCGCAGCCGGCGCACGATCATCACCACGCTTGGCGTCACACAGATCATGGCGTGGGGATCATCGTACTATCTCCCCGCGGTCATTGCGCCGGCAGTCGCTGCGGATACCGGCTGGCCTCTGGCCTGGGTCGTCGGAGGCCTGTCTCTTGGATTGCTCACGGCGGGAGTCATCTCGCCGCATGTCGGTTCCTCGATCGAACGACACGGCGGCCGAAACGTCTTGGCATTCAGCGCGGGATGCATCGGCCTTGGCCAGATCGGACTTGCGGTCGCGCCCAATTTGGCCGCGTACATCGGGGCCTGGCTGGTGATCGGCCTCGGCATGGGGGCAGGGCTTTACGACGCCGCGTTTGGGACGCTTGGCCGGCTCTACGGTCATGGGGCGCGGTCCGCCATCACGACGCTCACCCTGTTCGGTGGCTTTGCGAGCACAGTGTGCTGGCCGATCTCGGCGTTTCTGCTGGGCGAGATTGGTTGGCGCGGCGCCTGTCTGGTTTACGCCGCCGTTCAGCTTTTCATTGCTTTGCCGCTCTACCTCGTGATCCTGCCTCGCGGCGTGCCTCAACCGTCTGCCCAAGCCGGACCGAACGCGGCAGCGACGCCGGCTCTGCCAATCGGCCGCCATCTCACGATCATGGTTGTCCTGGCCGCGACTCTTACGCTTGCCGCCGTCATCTCCTCGACCTTGTCGGCGCATCTTCTAACGATCCTGCAAAAGAGCGGCAAGACTCTCACTGCGGCCGTGGCGCTTGGGGCGCTCGTCGGTCCCTCCCAGGTCGCTGCACGCACAATCGAGATGATGATCGCGCGCTTTCATCACCCGATCTGGACCAAGTTCGCGTCGGTGGCCTTCGTCGCAATCGGGGTCTCGGCGCTCTGGGTCGGCATGCCGATCGTGCCGTTGGCGCTCGCGTTCTACGGGGCGGGCATCGGGTTGGAGTCCATTGCTCGCGGTACGCTACCGCTCGCCTTGTTCGGCTCTAACGGATACGCCCAACTGATGGGCCGCCTTGCCATGCCCAGCCTGATCGCCCAGGCAGCAGCACCGTCCATTGGCGCATTGCTGCTGCAACGCTTTGGCGCCTACGGCACACTGGCCACGCTCACCGGCCTGGCACTGATCAACGTCGGCTTGGCATGCGCATTGGGCTGGCTGGTTTTCAGTCGGCGTGGCTTTCAAATTCAGCCGCAATAGCCTCGGTTGTTTACGAGCCATGTGCTGGACCGACAAGCTCGCGTTCCATGGCGGGTAGCGGCGGATAGGGCCGGATATAAATCGGATGATGGATTGGACAGAGAGGTAAGCAGAAACAACCACTTAGACTGCACCGTGCACACGCCGTGCACACGAGGTCTCACCCTCTAAATTTGCTTCTGTTTCGACGAGAGGATGCGCCAAGGCCACCCTGAATGCACGATGATCTGCTGGGGCTTGTCCGGTAACCGGCTTCAGGTCGAAGGGATACGCGGCCACACGCCAGCGTACGACCACGGTGACGCGATCAGCCGACGAGACTCACTTCTCAGGCTCGAAGTCGGGGCAGGGCCCGCTGCCGCTCCTCTCTCCGCGGTGGAGGGGACTCCCCGGCGAAAGGTACAGTGCGCTGTCGGTCATAGCCACTGATAGGATCTCCTTGGTCGCAAACCGATGGCTCCTGTAGGTCAATCGAACTTCGAAGCAATTGAGCCAATGGAACGGCATCTATCCCGACGATGGCGCCTTCATTTTCCAGAACGTCGATCCGTCTGACTTCGCAGCGGTTGAGCTTCAGGCGAACTCCGATACCGCCACCGTTCTCCGCAATGAAAGCGGCACCGGTGTTTTCGAGCGCGGTTTGTAGCTCGTCGCAGATGTCCCGGTTGAGGAGGGTGATCCGACGCTCGAATTCTTCGATGACCAACGGATCCACGCCTGAATTGCCGGCGAGCTTGTCGCGGGTCCATTCTTCTCGTACCGACCCGAATTCGCTAGCGGGCGGACTTATCGCGGGGAAAGTTTCGCGGCACGGGTTCGCAGCTCCCGTTGGTGCCGCAAACCTTATCTTGTCTCCGACTGCGCAACGATGGGTGGGAACTCAGCCAGAGTCTCAGGTGGGTTCTCTAGCGATTTTTCGCCGATTGGCAGCAAAACGGAAAACACTGCGCCATGAGGTTTGTTCGGCGTTGCCCATAGCCTGCCGCCATGCGCTTCCACGATCGAGCGACAGATCGGCAATCCCATCCCCAACCCACTGGACTTGGTCGTGTAGAACGCCTCGAAGATGCTGTCGGGATTGGACTGAGACAGGCCCGGACCCGTATCACTTACCGCGACAAGCACGGCGTCCGAGTCAGCCTTGCTGGTGCTGATCGACAATTCGCGCAGTGGCTGCCCACCCTCGCTCATGGCTTCGATGGCGTTCATAATCAAATTCAGGATCACCTGTTGTAATTGGACTCTGTCCCCTAAAATGCGTGGCAACCCTTCTGCCAGTTGCATCTTCGCTACGACGGCCCTCTCTGACATTGGAATACGGGCTAGAGCCGAAATTTCCAAAATTGTTTCGTTGATTTCCAAATTTTCCTTCCGAGCCGGCGCATTTTTGGAAAAGTCACGAATCCGGCTCACAATATCGGCGGTCCTCTTACCGTCTCTGATGATGCGGTCGATGGCGTGCTTCGCCCCTTCCAAATCTGGCGGCTGACGAGCGAGAAAGCGCATCGCGGTTCCAGCATTCGTAAGCGTGGCAGCGATAGGTTGATTGACTTCGTGGACAATGGAGGCTGCAAGTTGTCCCATTGTCGCTACGCGGTTGGCGTGCGCCAGCTCTGCCTCGGCACGTTTTCGCTCCGTCAGGTCCACAACGAAGGCCACGCCCCGATGTCGCAGTTCGTCGAAGGTCGCTCCACCCACAAGTACGGGCACGAGATCGTTATTTTTCCGAAGAAGATCCTTCTCGTACGGTCTGCAGGTTCCACTGGAAGCCATGTCCGCGAATGCTCGTTCGTCGGCCCCGCTCCATTCGGAGGGTGTCAAGGAGTTCCAGCGCAACGAGCCCGAAGTAACATCGTCCCGGCCATATCCCACGATTTGCAGAAAGGCCTCGTTGGCTTCCGTAATGCGACCATCCAGATCGAAAATACATATTCCGATGATATTGGAGTCGACAAGGCGTCGAACCTTCGCCTCCCGTTCTTGGAGATCGCTGTACAAGCGTGTGTTCTCGAGAGAGATCGCTGCTTGCGCCGCCAGCAGTTCCAGCACCGCGATTCGAGCCGGCGTGAACGCGTGTGACGTCAGCGCGTTTTCCAGGAGCAGAATTCCGGTCAACTCTCCCTGTTTGATCAGCGGAACGCACAGGATTGACTTCGATTGTCGATGGCTCAGATAGTCGTCCACGGAGAACAGGTTAGGTTTCGAGGCATCGTCGAGAATAACGCTTTCCTGTGTACGGATGACGTAGCGGACGAGGGATTCTGGACACGTGATTGGGGTGATCGGCTCTTGATGCAGCGCGACTTCGATCTGATTTCCGGCGGCCCGCGCTTCCGCGTGGATCAAATACTCACCGCCTGAGGGCAGAATAAGAAGCCCGCGATCCGCGCCCGCGTTCTCGATCAAGGTTCTCATCAGCCGCTTGATCAACTTGGGCAACTCGATCTCGCCAGACAAAGCCTGAGAGGCTATTATGACACTCTCTGCGTCCAGATGTTGAACCCGGGAGCCGGTGGCCACGTCACGACCTTGCGCTTCCGAAGGGGCCAGGTGCGGATAAAGCCGGTCTAACTGCCGCGCCTTGCCCTCGGCGCCCCAGCGGAGATAACACCGCCGAGCATGACGCAGATGGGCGATGGCGGAAATCTGTGAGCCGCGCGCATTGTAAAACCTCGCGGCCAACTCATAGGCCAAGCCTTCGGTCTGTACGAACCCTTGATCGTGAGCAGAGGAAATTGCCTCCTCGTAGAGCCGCATGGCGTCAGCGTCCCGTCCTTCGATACGGGCGATCTCTGCAGCTACGAGTGCGTGTTTGTCTCCGAAGGTCGGTGGGTAGTTTTCGGCCCACTCTCTAAGTTGCTCCAGGTGCAGCGCCAGCAGATCATTCCATGCTCCCTTCTCGCCGACCGAAGCGTTTTCATAGAGCGTGGTCAAGGTCAGCGCGGTATAGTAAATATAATCGAGTCGCTGGAAATGGACCGGTGCAGCCCACAACAATTCTTTCGCCGTCTCGGCTGATGCGAGCGCCTCGACGTAATCGCCTGACAAGAACCGGGCTTGTAACTTCAAGATCCAGTACAGGCAGGCCGCCGTGGCCGTCCCATTTGCGGTGATTTGCGCTTCGAAATCCACTTCGTCAAATTGCGCATCGCTGAAGGTAGAGAAAGTTAAGGTTCGGCCCTGCATGGTCGCAACGAGGCGTTGCTGGGCCTCGATCACGGTAGCGACGTCATGAAACCGAGCTTTCCGGACAAGATCCAGGCCCCTTTCCGACTCCCGCCACACTGCCTCCAGCGGATCGTTCCGCGCCAGAAAATTCGTTATCGACTTGTCCATGCAGTAGCAGGCGACAGTCAGATCACCGGTTTCAGTTGCTATGCGAAAGGCCGTTTGCAGAAAATCTATCGAGGTTGCGATCGGTTGGGTCCAGACGGCGACAACGCCTTTCGCATGATAGGCCTTCCCGCGGTACGCGACGAAACCTTGCTTATCGACAACATCGCAGGCGAGCTCGGCGAATCGATAACCGTCTCTGTAACGGCGAAATACCGGTCCGAGGATTTGGCCGAGATCGGCATAGCCATGGGCCGATGCGCCGCAGGTTCCGTGCAGCATTGTCATCTTCGCAATCCGGCACGCGAGCAGCGACCACAAATGGAAGTCGGTATGATTAGCAGGGGAGAGGAGCACTGACAGCACATCCATCGCGGCCAGCATTTCTGGATCCGTCATCATTGGCAGATCGATCAAGTTTTCGATCGGCTGTCCGCCAAGAGTTTGCCAGACCGTTTCGTATTCGGCCTGGACTTGCGCCTCAGTCGGGTGCGCCGAGATGTCAATGCCGAACAGGCGCAGGCATGAGAGTGCGCTGTCGACGGCTTGGGCGTTTTCCGATTTCAGAGTGTGGAGCAGGACTTTCAGACGATAGGTAGTCGCCAGGTCGACTTTCGATGCCGCGCGTTGCAGCAAATCAATTATCAATTGCTCAGCTTCTTCGAAGTTGCCGCTCAAGAATTCGCATTCCGCACGTTCTAACCAGAGGCCGAATGTCAGTTCGTATTGGTTGTTCCAGCTTGTTTTGTCGAGCATAGCCATGCCGGCCGCTAGATACACGGATGCGGACACGTAGGCAGCGGACGCTTTGGCCTTTCTCCCTGCGCGCAGGTTGAGCGTCGCCAACTGGGATTTCTCCCGAGGTTCAATCAGTTGTCCAGCGCCCCGATTGAGCTGGCCGGCGACATCGAACAGGTGCTCGACGAGCTGGTCATCAGTCATGTTCGCTAGAAGCGTGCGGCCCACGAGCAGGTGAGCGTCAACTCGATGCTCGTCGGGGATAAGCAAATAAACCGCCTGTTGAATTCGATCATGCAGAAACCTGTACGCGCCATCCTGCTGATCGATGAGACCAGCATAGACGGCTTCCCGGAGCGTCTCGTGCATTGCTTCCTCTGTCTCTTTCTGAACCAGAGTCAGGATGGCGACGTCGGTGGCGTGGCCAAGACAGGCGAGTTGTTTCAACACGTCTTGGGTCGGGGGAGAAAGCCGCTTCAGCTTCTCCACCATGAGATCCACCACATTATCGGTATAGCCCTTGGCGTGTATGCGATCGATTTCCCAATGCCAAGCTTGCGCAACAGGATCAAATGTGAGCAATGCCTCGTCGGCCAATTCCGTCAAAAATTGGATTGCAAAGAATGGGTTTCCCCCGGTCTTCTCCTGAACCAGCTGCGACAAAGGCCGCGCCCGCTGGATGTCACAGCGGATTGCACTCGCGGTAAGCTGGCCGATCTCGTTGGACCGGAGGGGACCCAGCTTTATCTCACCGACCCTCGCATCCGTTTTTTTGATCGTATCCAGCGTATGCAAAAGCAGGTGAGCGGGACCGACCTCGTCGTCTCGATAGGCGCCAACCAGCAGAAGGTGGCGCACTTCCGAATGCGTGATCAGGTGCCCGATGAGGTCGAGTGTGGCTGCGTCCAGCCATTGCAGATCATCTAGGAACAGCACGAGTGGGTGCTCCGGCGTGGCAAACGCGCCAAGGAAGCGACGGAACACAGCCTTAAATCGGTTTTGTGCCTCTTGGGATGGCAGGTCGGAAACGGGCGGTTGTTTCCCGATGATGAACTCCAGTTCGGGAACGAGGTTGACGATCAGCTGTCCGTGCACACCGACCGCATCTGACAAGATACGCCGCCACCGATCCACTTCCCCTTCGCTCTTGACGAGAATCTGACGGACCAGGGTCTGGAAGGCCTGTGCCAGGGTTGAGTATGGGCTATCGCGCTTGTACTGGTCGAACTTGCCTGCAGCGAAAAGTCCCCGCGATGGAACGAGGACCTTGTGTAACTCGTTCACCACCGAGGATTTGCCGACACCGGAATAGCCGGATATCAATACTAGCTCGGAGGTGCCTTCGACCACTACCCGATCGAACGACGCGAGCAGAGAGTCGATCTCGGTTTCGCGCCCATAGAGCTGCTCCGGGATCATCAGCTGGCCCGATGTGTCGTGGATGGCTAGCGGGAATGGTTCGATGCGACCATGTAGCTGCCATTCCACCAGGCACCGACGCAGGTCGACCTCGACCCCCCCTGCGGTCTGATAGCGCTCCTCGGCCGTCTTCAGGAGAAGCTTCATCACGATTGACGAGAGCACCTGAGGAATTTCGCTTATCCTCTCAGTGGGCGACACAGCACGCCTCGCAATATGGCAGTGCACCCATTCCATCGGATCAGAAGCGGTGAACGGGAGCCGGCTGGTCAAAATTTCGTACAGCGTGACACCAAGAGAATAGAGATCGCTCCGGGAATCGATAGACCGGTTCATACGCCCCGTCTGTTCGGGAGCCATGTACGGAAGCGATCCAGCGATGAATTGGGGCGCTTCAAGCTGCTGACGC harbors:
- a CDS encoding ATP-binding sensor histidine kinase, with the protein product MAEDSEYALEVLREGPEFTLYRGKELGNQTPILAVSVAAEQPSLQSIRRLEHEYALASGLDAAWAARPLAMARHRGRMLLILEDSGGEPLDQAIEQHKELPIDLSRFLRIAIGLAVALGQVHKRGLIHKDIKPANALVDERGRVWLTGFGVASRLPRERQQLEAPQFIAGSLPYMAPEQTGRMNRSIDSRSDLYSLGVTLYEILTSRLPFTASDPMEWVHCHIARRAVSPTERISEIPQVLSSIVMKLLLKTAEERYQTAGGVEVDLRRCLVEWQLHGRIEPFPLAIHDTSGQLMIPEQLYGRETEIDSLLASFDRVVVEGTSELVLISGYSGVGKSSVVNELHKVLVPSRGLFAAGKFDQYKRDSPYSTLAQAFQTLVRQILVKSEGEVDRWRRILSDAVGVHGQLIVNLVPELEFIIGKQPPVSDLPSQEAQNRFKAVFRRFLGAFATPEHPLVLFLDDLQWLDAATLDLIGHLITHSEVRHLLLVGAYRDDEVGPAHLLLHTLDTIKKTDARVGEIKLGPLRSNEIGQLTASAIRCDIQRARPLSQLVQEKTGGNPFFAIQFLTELADEALLTFDPVAQAWHWEIDRIHAKGYTDNVVDLMVEKLKRLSPPTQDVLKQLACLGHATDVAILTLVQKETEEAMHETLREAVYAGLIDQQDGAYRFLHDRIQQAVYLLIPDEHRVDAHLLVGRTLLANMTDDQLVEHLFDVAGQLNRGAGQLIEPREKSQLATLNLRAGRKAKASAAYVSASVYLAAGMAMLDKTSWNNQYELTFGLWLERAECEFLSGNFEEAEQLIIDLLQRAASKVDLATTYRLKVLLHTLKSENAQAVDSALSCLRLFGIDISAHPTEAQVQAEYETVWQTLGGQPIENLIDLPMMTDPEMLAAMDVLSVLLSPANHTDFHLWSLLACRIAKMTMLHGTCGASAHGYADLGQILGPVFRRYRDGYRFAELACDVVDKQGFVAYRGKAYHAKGVVAVWTQPIATSIDFLQTAFRIATETGDLTVACYCMDKSITNFLARNDPLEAVWRESERGLDLVRKARFHDVATVIEAQQRLVATMQGRTLTFSTFSDAQFDEVDFEAQITANGTATAACLYWILKLQARFLSGDYVEALASAETAKELLWAAPVHFQRLDYIYYTALTLTTLYENASVGEKGAWNDLLALHLEQLREWAENYPPTFGDKHALVAAEIARIEGRDADAMRLYEEAISSAHDQGFVQTEGLAYELAARFYNARGSQISAIAHLRHARRCYLRWGAEGKARQLDRLYPHLAPSEAQGRDVATGSRVQHLDAESVIIASQALSGEIELPKLIKRLMRTLIENAGADRGLLILPSGGEYLIHAEARAAGNQIEVALHQEPITPITCPESLVRYVIRTQESVILDDASKPNLFSVDDYLSHRQSKSILCVPLIKQGELTGILLLENALTSHAFTPARIAVLELLAAQAAISLENTRLYSDLQEREAKVRRLVDSNIIGICIFDLDGRITEANEAFLQIVGYGRDDVTSGSLRWNSLTPSEWSGADERAFADMASSGTCRPYEKDLLRKNNDLVPVLVGGATFDELRHRGVAFVVDLTERKRAEAELAHANRVATMGQLAASIVHEVNQPIAATLTNAGTAMRFLARQPPDLEGAKHAIDRIIRDGKRTADIVSRIRDFSKNAPARKENLEINETILEISALARIPMSERAVVAKMQLAEGLPRILGDRVQLQQVILNLIMNAIEAMSEGGQPLRELSISTSKADSDAVLVAVSDTGPGLSQSNPDSIFEAFYTTKSSGLGMGLPICRSIVEAHGGRLWATPNKPHGAVFSVLLPIGEKSLENPPETLAEFPPIVAQSETR
- a CDS encoding MFS transporter, which translates into the protein MTSSPQPTTPVRSRRTIITTLGVTQIMAWGSSYYLPAVIAPAVAADTGWPLAWVVGGLSLGLLTAGVISPHVGSSIERHGGRNVLAFSAGCIGLGQIGLAVAPNLAAYIGAWLVIGLGMGAGLYDAAFGTLGRLYGHGARSAITTLTLFGGFASTVCWPISAFLLGEIGWRGACLVYAAVQLFIALPLYLVILPRGVPQPSAQAGPNAAATPALPIGRHLTIMVVLAATLTLAAVISSTLSAHLLTILQKSGKTLTAAVALGALVGPSQVAARTIEMMIARFHHPIWTKFASVAFVAIGVSALWVGMPIVPLALAFYGAGIGLESIARGTLPLALFGSNGYAQLMGRLAMPSLIAQAAAPSIGALLLQRFGAYGTLATLTGLALINVGLACALGWLVFSRRGFQIQPQ